The genomic DNA CATGAACGACATTCTGGAAACGAGTATGATGACCAAAGTGGCGCAAGCCATGCGCGACGCCGTATTCAAGGAAGATGTGGACGCCATCGGCGTGGCTGCCCGTCTGGCAAAAAAATGGGAAATGGAACTGAATACCGCTTTCCTCTTCGTACGGGGAATGACCAATGTCCAAAGAGGCAAACCGATACCGGTACTTTGTCTTCCACGCGAATTGCCGGAAATCAGGGAAAAGATCGGCCGCATTCTGCCGGAAGCCAGGTTGGCCCCGCACACCGTTGCCGAAGTTGCCGACCCCGCCTATCCTGAAATCACGGTCTTACACAGCCATCACCTGATGAAATGGCTCGTGAGCAACCCGGTCGTTTTCGCATCGCCGGGAATGGCTGATAATTTTTCATATGTTCTGGAACTGAGTCCCAGTGACAACATTTATGATCTGCTGCCCATTGTCGGCAGGACGCACTAGGGGGAAAACATGGGTAAACAAAAAAGATATTGCATTCTGTTGGCGGCCGGTTCCGGCAACCGCATGAAATTCACGACCCCCAAGCAATTTCTCAAGATTGCCGGAAGGACGGTCATCGAACACACGCTGGACGTGATCGACAGCCACCCTGAAGTAGATGAAATATTCATCGTCATCGACAGCAAGTACCGGTCCCATCTTGAGGAAGTCCTGCTGCGAAACAGCTACCTCAAGGTCACCAAGGTTCTCAATGGCGGCGCTTCCCGCCGGGAAAGCTCTGCATCCGGCATCTTTGCGGTGGAAGAAGACGACGCGCTCATCCTGCTCCACGACGCAGTCAGACCCTTCCTGAATCACAAAATCATTTCCGACTGTTACGAAAGCCTCAAAAACCATGTGTCCGTGGATGTCGCCATCCCCGCCGTGGACACCATCATTCAGACAGAGAATGACCGCATCGTGGACATTCCCAGTCGAGCCGCACTGCGGCGAGGGCAGACACCTCAGGGATTTCAGGCAAAGGCAATTCGTGAAGCGCATCAGCGCGCCATGGACGATCCCGATGTCAAAGTCACTGACGACTGCGGCCTGATCCTGCGCTACGGACTGGGAGACGTGCATGTCGTTCCGGGCGAGGAATCCAACATCAAGATCACCTACCCCGAAGACCTGTTTCTGGCGGACAAGATTTTCCAGATAAAGACGGTCACCCCGGACCATGCCCTTACCAAAAACCCCTTGGAAAACAAGGTGGTGGCGGTATTCGGTGCTAGCCGTGGAATCGGCGAAAGCATTATGGATATGGGACAGAAAAACGGCGCGGACATGCATGGCTTTTCACGCGGAAACGGCGTTGACATCCGGGACTTCGAGGCCGTCAGTGATGCTCTGGCTCAACTGCACGCCAAGACCGGACGCATCGACGGAATCGTCAACAGCGCGGCCATCCTGCGTTCCGGCACCCTGCTCAGCCGGGATATCGAGGACATTGAACGGGAGATAGCCATCAACTATACCGGCTCCATCAACGTGGTCAAAGCAGCCCTGCCCTACCTCAAGGAATCGCGCGGTTCCATCGCACTTTTCACTTCCAGTTCATACACACGGGGACGCGCCCTGTTCTCCATCTACTCGTCCACCAAGGCGGCAGTCGTGAATCTGGTGCAAGGCATTGCCGAAGAACTGCACCAGAACAAGGTGCGAATCAACGCCATCAACCCGGAACGCACCAACACGCCCATGCGTAGAGAAAACTTCGGGGTCGAACCGGAAGACACACTGCTCACGGCGGAAAAGGTGGCACAAGCGACACTGGATACGCTCATGGCCGAATTCTCCGGCATGGTCGTCGATGTCCGCCGGGATACATAGGAGTTTATTCATGACACATAATGAGATCAGCCTGTCGTATGGCCAGATCGCAAGCCTCGCCCTCAAGAAACCCTCTCGTGTCGTGTTCATCGGTCCGGCCGGGGGACGGTTCACCGGCAACGTGAAGCATCTGTTTCTCTACTGCGTACGCCACCGCCCCGAGATCGACGCCCATTTCTTCACTTGCCATCCGCCAACCTTCAAGATGCTCCGCGACGCCGACCTGCCGGTCCACCTGTTCCCGGACTTCGATGCCGTGGCACATATCGCCGAAGCCTCCACCATTGTCGTGGACCACTTCAATTTCAAGGAAGACCTCTACGCGCCGCTGACGGAATGCGCCCACGTCATCCAACTGTGGCACGGCGTGGGATTCAAGGAAATCGGGTTCGTGGAAAAGGACTCGAACCCGGCACACAAGAACATGTCACTGGATTTCGAACACCTGTACTCCGGCTACCACACGGTGGTTTCGACCTCCCCGTTCTACACTCAGGAAGTCTTCAAAAAATCCTTCCGAGCCGAGCATTTCGTCGATCTCGGCTATCCCCGAAACGACGCCCTTTTCCAGCGAGTCACCAAAGATTCCATGCTGAACTGTGACTACGCGGCATTCCGAAAAACAGGAATGTTGAAGAAAGAACTCAAGACCGTACTGTATGTCCCGACCTTCCGTGACGACAGGGAATCCTCATTCGCGGGCAGGCTCGATCTGGACCGCCTGAACAGTTTTCTCGTGCAGTCCGGCCTGCATCTGGTCATCAAGGCGCACCCGATTCTGGAAGAAAGAATTCCGGACAACCTGCCCAACATCACCCACTACGACAACGCCTGCGACGTGTACCCGTTCATGCAGCTAGCAGACGTCATGCTCACGGACTATTCGTCCATCTACATGGACTATCTCATGCTGAACCGGCCTGTGGTCTTCTTCTGTCCCGACTATGACCGCTACGTCACGAACAACCGCAAGCTCCAGTTCCCTTACGAGGAAATGACTCCCGGCCCCAAGTGCCGTACGCAGGACGAACTGCACGCCGCACTGGCGAAAGCGGCGTCAGGTGATGACGGGTATGAGCAGGAACGCATCGCGCTACGGGACAAGGCATTCCTTCATCCCGACGGCGATTCCTCCCGGCGCGTGGCAGACTATCTCTGCAAAATCATGCCAGACTAGAAACGGCAACCCGGTTTTGCCAGCAGTATATACAAACGCTACCCTGCCACCCGCATTCGGTCTATCCGTGCCTCGATGACCGACCAGTCCGGTTCGAGAACGGTCATGAACACATCCCGTTCCGCCTCGAAAACGGAAAACGGCATTCGCGGATACCCCTTGCGCCACACCGGATCGAAACGGTGTTCCGGTTCATCGGTCCACAGCACGCCCATGCCGAAATCACTGTCCACGGTGACGGACTTGATTTGGGGATGATTCTCGTGAATATCGTGCATGACCTTCCAGACATCGCCGTTCCATGCCCCCGGCTTCACCTGCCGAGAACCTTCCGCAGCCGTTCCGGGCAACAGGTCATGCACCACGACAAACCCTCCTGCCGAAAGCACGTTGAACGCATTGAGAATATCCTTGATCGCTTGCTCGTACAGGTGAAGTCCGTCCACAAAGACAATATCGAACCGCTCTGTATTCTTGGCAAAAAACACATCACTCTCACACGGGTGTATCTGCACACCATCCAAACCGGATTGCAGTTGCGGGTCCAGCCGTTCAATAAGCGGTCTCGGGTCCACACCGACCCGTACAGGCGTCCGAACCTGACTCAGAACCTCGCCCTCGCGAATGCCGATTTCCAGATATCTCTTGGCCCCGATCTTTTCACACAGCGCATTGATCAACTCGATTCTCGTCATTTCCATTCTCTTTCCAGTGTTCGTGTTCACTTCGCTTGAATCATATCCTAATATAAAATACGAACATCCATAGCAACAGCAGTTCGCGGCACCCCGTCTTGACCGAATGCCGTGCTTAATGTATATACATTTGAACTAAACGTATAAACAAAGAAACCATCATGCAGAAAAAGAACCTCTCCACACGTATTCGTGAACACATCATGGGACACATAACGGACGGATCATGGCCCAGTGGCCATCGCATCCCTTCCGAAGCGGAGATGATGGAAACGTTTTCAGCCAGTCGAATGACCGTCCACCGGGCCGTCAAGGATCTGGCAACTCAAGGGCACCTCATCCGCGAACGTGGACGCGGCACATTCGTCGCCAAGCAGATTCCCCGCAGTGAGCTTTTGAACATCGGCGACATCGCTGACGAAATCGAGGAGCGCGGCGGCACCTATTTCAGAGAGGTCAAACATCTCGCCCCGCAACCGCTCACGGCCCTGACTGCCCATGTCTTCAGCGGGCACACCGAAACCATAGCCTTCTCCCGCATGGTGCATTACGAGAACGGCATTCCCCTGCAACTCGAAGACCGATGGGTGAATCTGGATACCGTCCCGGATTATCTCGACGTTGATTTCACGCAGACCTCCGCCCATCGCCACCTCATGCGCGTGGCCCCGCTCCAGAAAGTCGAGCACGAATTGACCGCCGTACTCCCGGACCCGGAACAGCAAAAATTTCTCAAGGTGCAGGCAAATGAACCGTGCCTGCTTCTCAAACGGAAAACATGGTCGGGCGACCGACTCGTCTCCTATGCCGAACTGCTCTACCCGGCTTCGCGGTACAGCTTCGGCGGCGAGTTTACCCCCGGCAGATAAAACATCTTACGAGGTACCCATGTCCAAACGTATCGTCACCGCCCCCACAGGCACCGATCTTTCCTGCAAGAGCTGGCAGCTCGAAGCCCCCTTCCGCATGCTCCAGAACAATCTGGACCCGGTCGTGGCCGAACGCCCCGAAGACCTCATCGTCTACGGCGGAATAGGCCGCGCAGCCCGCAACTGGGACTGCTTTGACGCCATTCTCGAGACACTCAAGGACATGGAAGATGATGAAACCCTGCTTGTCCAGTCCGGCAAGCCGGTCGGCGTATTCAGGACGCACAAACACTCTCCGCGCGTGCTGATCGCCAACTCCAACCTCGTCCCTCACTGGGCGAACTGGGAACATTTCAACGAACTGGACCGCAAGGGCCTCATGATGTTCGGCCAGATGACCGCAGGCAGCTGGATATACATCGGCTCGCAGGGCATCGTGCAGGGCACCTATGAAACCTTTGTCGCCATGGGCAAGAAGCACCACGGCGGCAACCTCAAGGGCAAGTGGATTCTCACTGCGGGCCTCGGCGGCATGGGCGGGGCGCAGCCGCTGGCAGCCAAATTCGCGGGCGCATCCATGCTCGCCATCGAGTGCCGGGAGGAACGCATCCAGAAGCGTATCGACACCGGCTACCTCGACATGAAGGCCGACTCGCTGGAACACGGCCTTGAGCTCATTAACAACGCCTGCGCCGAGGGCAAGGCCATCACTGTGGGCGTACTTGGCAACGCTTCCGAAATCTACCCGAAGCTCGTCAAAGACGGCGTGCGGCCCGATGCGGTCACCGACCAGACCTCGGCCCACGACCCGCTCAACGGCTACCTGCCCGCAGGCTGGACCGTCGAGGAATGGGAAGCCAGACAGAAGACCGACGAGGCCGGTGTCATGCAGGCCGCACGCGAGTCCATGGTCCCGCATGTTCAGGCCATGCTCGATTTCCAGAAGATGGGCATTCCCACCTTCGACTACGGAAACAACATCCGTCAGGAAGCCTTCAACATGGGCCTCAAGGATGCTTTCGACTTCCCCGGCTTCGTGCCCGCCTACGTGCGTGAACTGTTCTGCACCGGCCATGGCCCCTTCCGCTGGGCCGCCCTTTCCGGTGATCCCGAAGACATTTACAAGACCGACGCCAAGATCAAGGAACTCATCCCGGATGACGAGCACCTGCACAACTGGATCGACATGGCGCAGGAACACATCCAGTTTCAGGGCCTGCCCGCCCGCATCGCATGGGTCGGCCTCGGCGACAGGGACCGCGTGGGCCTCGCCTTCAACGAGATGGTTCGCAACGGCGAACTCAAAGGCCCCATCGTCATCGGCCGCGACCATCTTGATTCCGGGTCGGTCGCCAGCCCGAACCGTGAGACCGAAGCCATGAAAGACGGCTCGGACGCGGTTTCCGACTGGCCCCTGCTCAACTGCCTGCTCAACTGCGCTTCCGGTGCCACATGGGTCTCCTTCCACCACGGCGGCGGCGTGGGCATGGGATACGCACAGCACTCCGGACTGGTCATGCTCTGCGACGGAACCGAAGAAGCGGACCGGAAAATCGAACGGGTGCTCTACAATGACCCGGCCACCGGCGTCATGCGCCACGCTGACGCCGGTTACGAAAAGGCCATTGACTGCGCCAAGGGAAAAGGCCTCAACCTGCCCATGATCAAATAGCCTGACAAATGACTCCGGGGGCAGCCTGTTCGTACGCTGTCCCCGGACCTTCACTGCATGTTGACAGGTGGCACACTGTATAATCCTCAATTTCAAGAAAACGGATTACACTGTCCTCATCCCGGAGATAAAATATGCCTGCTCTGCTGATAAAAAATCCAAGTCAGATTGCTTCTCCCCGTGTCGGTTCGATTCGCGGACCGGAGCTTTCGGAGCTGAACATCCGAACCGGCGACTCGATCTATGTCGTGGACGGTGTCATTGACGCCATTGCTCCGCTGGCGGAACTCGAAAACCGGGCACAGGTCGACAATGCCGAAATTCTTGATGCTTCGAACCGGGCTGTCGTACCGGGATTCGTGGATTGCCACACGCACCTGATCTTCAGCGGCAACCGGGCAGACGAATTCGCCATGCGTACGGCTGGCGCGACCTATGAAGACATCGCGGCACAGGGCGGCGGCATCGCCCGAACCGTCAATGCCACTCGTGAAGCATCAAAATCCGAGTTGAAGGAGCTGGCCCGACAGCGGCTGCACAGGGCCGTCCGCCAAGGGACCACGACCATGGAAGTCAAGACGGGCTATGGTCTGGACCCGGCCACCGAGTTCAAGATGCTTGAGGTCATCGCGGAATTGAACGAAGAACACCCGGTCGACCTGATCCCCACATTTCTCGGCGCACACTCTGTGCCGAAATCCATGTCCAAGGAAGACTATATAACGCAGGTCCGGGAGATGCTGCCGGAAGTGGCGCAGATAGCAAAATTCTGTGACGTATTCTGCGAACGCGGCTATTTCACTCCTGCCGAAAGCTACGTCATTCTGGAAGACGCGCGCAATCAGGGCATGCTTCCCCGCATGCACGCGAACCAGTTCCACTCGGTCGGATGTATCGAAGCGGCGGTCGATCTGGAGGCGGTTTCGGTCGATCATCTGGAAGTGCTCATGCCGGACGAGGTCGCACGGCTTTCCGAAACGAACATCGCCTGCGTCATGCTACCGGGAGTATCGCTGTTCCTCGACATCCCGTTCGCCCCGGCGCGAGAAGTGATTGATACCGGCTGCATTCCGGTGCTTGCATCGGATTTCAACCCCGGCTCGAACATGTCCCTGTCGCTTCAACTGGTCATGTCTCTGGCCTGCATGCGTATGAACGTAGCCGTCCCGGAAGCACTCGCCTGCGTGACGCAGAACGCGGCCCACGCCCTGCGGCTCGACAGGGTCGGATGCATTGAGAAGGACTGGCAGGCAGACCTTGTGGTGCTCGACTGCGCTGATTACCGGGAAATGCCGTACTTCTATGGCGAGAACCATGCCTACGCGGTCATCAAGAAAGGAGTCGTGGTATAATGATCGAATGGAACACGCACCTGACGCCCGCCCCGGAACCGGACGGCCCGCTCGACCCCAATGACATCTTCGTGGGCAGTGTCATCTCCCGTGATACCCACGACTACCACAAGGCCACTCACGTCCTGATAGGGTGTCCGCAGGATATCGGAGTACAGCGCAATCACGGCCGTCCCGGTGCTGCCGAGGCCCCGGCCACAATCCGAAACATTCTTTACAAACTCAAGCCACCCAGAAACCTCGGCAGCGGTTCCGTTCTGGACCTCGGCGACATCATTACCGGCAACAACCTTGAGGCCATCCACGACACCCTGCACGCTGTCGTCAGGCAGGCCGTGGCAGACGGCAAACACGTTATGGTCATGGGCGGGGGCAACGACTGTTCCCTGCCGGATGCCAAGGCGGTTCACGCCACACACCCGGACTTTGCAGCCATCAACATGGACGCGCACCTCGACATGCGTATCAGCGATCAGGTGCACTCGGGCACACCATACCGCAACCTCATCGAAGGCGGGTTCCTCACACCGGAAAACTTCCATGAGGTCGGTATCCAGCCATGGGCCAACTCGCCGATCTACCTTGAAAAAGCCGAAGAGCTAGGCGTAAACATACACACCTACCTCGACATTCGGACACAGGGAAAAACATCGTTTTTCAACGGCCTGTTTTCCACGCTGAAAGACAAGCTGCTCTTCGCCGGACTCGACATGGATTCCGTTCGCGCCTCCCATGCTCCGGGAGTCAGCGCTTCCAGTCCCATCGGATTCTCGGCCAACGACGTCATCAATTTCGCGGCCCGTTGCCGGGAACACGGAAGAACGGCGGTATTCGAAATCACCGAGGTCAACCCGGCATTCGACATCGACGGACGCACCGCACGACTGGCGGCACAAGCTCTTTACACGTTCGCATACGGCATCTATTAAATCGCATCGAGGATACCCCATGAACATCACTATCGACCACACCGCACAGTTGACGCTCGACGACATCATGGCCGTTGCAAAAGGCGGAGCCAAAGCCGTTCTCGCCGAATCGACCAAAGCCCTCCTCGCCGCCCGACGCGGACAAATAGAATCGTCCATCATTGATCAGGAATTTCCGGCCTACGGTTTCAACCGAGGCTTCGGGCACAACGTGGACCTTTCAGTCAAGGCCGAGCACCTTGCCGACCTTCAGGAAAATCTCATCATTTCCCATGCTGTGGGCGCGGGTGATCCCATGGACGAGACCGTGGTCCGCATCACCATGCTGCTGCGCGCGAATTCACTGGCACGCGGCTACAGCGGCATCCGTCCCGAACTGGTGCAGGCCATCCTCGACATGCTCAACGCAGGCATCACCCCCGTGGTGCCGGAACTCGGCTCAGTGGGAGCCAGCGGGGACCTTGCGCCGCTCTCTCACATAGCTCTCGCGCTCATAGGCAGAGGCAAAGTCATTTTTGAAGGCGAGACCCTGCCCACGGAGGTAGCGTTCAAACGAGCGAACCTGAAGCCCATCAAGCTCGCCATGAAGGAAGGACTGGCCCTGAACAACGGGGTCCAGTTCATGAACGGCATCGGCCTGTACTGCTGCCACCGCCTGAAAACCCTGCTCAAGACGGCAGCCGTCAACTCCGCCCTGACCGCGCAGGTCATGCTTGCACCCGACACCTATTTCAGGGCAGACTTTCATGCGGTCCGTCCGCACCCCGGAGCACAGCACGTAGCCGACTGGATCTGGCGGCTCATGCAGGATT from uncultured Pseudodesulfovibrio sp. includes the following:
- a CDS encoding class I SAM-dependent methyltransferase, which produces MEMTRIELINALCEKIGAKRYLEIGIREGEVLSQVRTPVRVGVDPRPLIERLDPQLQSGLDGVQIHPCESDVFFAKNTERFDIVFVDGLHLYEQAIKDILNAFNVLSAGGFVVVHDLLPGTAAEGSRQVKPGAWNGDVWKVMHDIHENHPQIKSVTVDSDFGMGVLWTDEPEHRFDPVWRKGYPRMPFSVFEAERDVFMTVLEPDWSVIEARIDRMRVAG
- the ispD gene encoding 2-C-methyl-D-erythritol 4-phosphate cytidylyltransferase, producing the protein MGKQKRYCILLAAGSGNRMKFTTPKQFLKIAGRTVIEHTLDVIDSHPEVDEIFIVIDSKYRSHLEEVLLRNSYLKVTKVLNGGASRRESSASGIFAVEEDDALILLHDAVRPFLNHKIISDCYESLKNHVSVDVAIPAVDTIIQTENDRIVDIPSRAALRRGQTPQGFQAKAIREAHQRAMDDPDVKVTDDCGLILRYGLGDVHVVPGEESNIKITYPEDLFLADKIFQIKTVTPDHALTKNPLENKVVAVFGASRGIGESIMDMGQKNGADMHGFSRGNGVDIRDFEAVSDALAQLHAKTGRIDGIVNSAAILRSGTLLSRDIEDIEREIAINYTGSINVVKAALPYLKESRGSIALFTSSSYTRGRALFSIYSSTKAAVVNLVQGIAEELHQNKVRINAINPERTNTPMRRENFGVEPEDTLLTAEKVAQATLDTLMAEFSGMVVDVRRDT
- a CDS encoding formimidoylglutamase: MIEWNTHLTPAPEPDGPLDPNDIFVGSVISRDTHDYHKATHVLIGCPQDIGVQRNHGRPGAAEAPATIRNILYKLKPPRNLGSGSVLDLGDIITGNNLEAIHDTLHAVVRQAVADGKHVMVMGGGNDCSLPDAKAVHATHPDFAAINMDAHLDMRISDQVHSGTPYRNLIEGGFLTPENFHEVGIQPWANSPIYLEKAEELGVNIHTYLDIRTQGKTSFFNGLFSTLKDKLLFAGLDMDSVRASHAPGVSASSPIGFSANDVINFAARCREHGRTAVFEITEVNPAFDIDGRTARLAAQALYTFAYGIY
- the hutI gene encoding imidazolonepropionase is translated as MPALLIKNPSQIASPRVGSIRGPELSELNIRTGDSIYVVDGVIDAIAPLAELENRAQVDNAEILDASNRAVVPGFVDCHTHLIFSGNRADEFAMRTAGATYEDIAAQGGGIARTVNATREASKSELKELARQRLHRAVRQGTTTMEVKTGYGLDPATEFKMLEVIAELNEEHPVDLIPTFLGAHSVPKSMSKEDYITQVREMLPEVAQIAKFCDVFCERGYFTPAESYVILEDARNQGMLPRMHANQFHSVGCIEAAVDLEAVSVDHLEVLMPDEVARLSETNIACVMLPGVSLFLDIPFAPAREVIDTGCIPVLASDFNPGSNMSLSLQLVMSLACMRMNVAVPEALACVTQNAAHALRLDRVGCIEKDWQADLVVLDCADYREMPYFYGENHAYAVIKKGVVV
- the hutU gene encoding urocanate hydratase, which produces MSKRIVTAPTGTDLSCKSWQLEAPFRMLQNNLDPVVAERPEDLIVYGGIGRAARNWDCFDAILETLKDMEDDETLLVQSGKPVGVFRTHKHSPRVLIANSNLVPHWANWEHFNELDRKGLMMFGQMTAGSWIYIGSQGIVQGTYETFVAMGKKHHGGNLKGKWILTAGLGGMGGAQPLAAKFAGASMLAIECREERIQKRIDTGYLDMKADSLEHGLELINNACAEGKAITVGVLGNASEIYPKLVKDGVRPDAVTDQTSAHDPLNGYLPAGWTVEEWEARQKTDEAGVMQAARESMVPHVQAMLDFQKMGIPTFDYGNNIRQEAFNMGLKDAFDFPGFVPAYVRELFCTGHGPFRWAALSGDPEDIYKTDAKIKELIPDDEHLHNWIDMAQEHIQFQGLPARIAWVGLGDRDRVGLAFNEMVRNGELKGPIVIGRDHLDSGSVASPNRETEAMKDGSDAVSDWPLLNCLLNCASGATWVSFHHGGGVGMGYAQHSGLVMLCDGTEEADRKIERVLYNDPATGVMRHADAGYEKAIDCAKGKGLNLPMIK
- a CDS encoding CDP-glycerol glycerophosphotransferase family protein → MTHNEISLSYGQIASLALKKPSRVVFIGPAGGRFTGNVKHLFLYCVRHRPEIDAHFFTCHPPTFKMLRDADLPVHLFPDFDAVAHIAEASTIVVDHFNFKEDLYAPLTECAHVIQLWHGVGFKEIGFVEKDSNPAHKNMSLDFEHLYSGYHTVVSTSPFYTQEVFKKSFRAEHFVDLGYPRNDALFQRVTKDSMLNCDYAAFRKTGMLKKELKTVLYVPTFRDDRESSFAGRLDLDRLNSFLVQSGLHLVIKAHPILEERIPDNLPNITHYDNACDVYPFMQLADVMLTDYSSIYMDYLMLNRPVVFFCPDYDRYVTNNRKLQFPYEEMTPGPKCRTQDELHAALAKAASGDDGYEQERIALRDKAFLHPDGDSSRRVADYLCKIMPD
- the hutC gene encoding histidine utilization repressor, which encodes MQKKNLSTRIREHIMGHITDGSWPSGHRIPSEAEMMETFSASRMTVHRAVKDLATQGHLIRERGRGTFVAKQIPRSELLNIGDIADEIEERGGTYFREVKHLAPQPLTALTAHVFSGHTETIAFSRMVHYENGIPLQLEDRWVNLDTVPDYLDVDFTQTSAHRHLMRVAPLQKVEHELTAVLPDPEQQKFLKVQANEPCLLLKRKTWSGDRLVSYAELLYPASRYSFGGEFTPGR